The genomic stretch CTAAAATAAGATTTTGAAAGCCAAAATAAGAAAGGTTTTggttttgattgaattttgaagatatggaggaattctaaataatattttttaaaataaattaaaggcttaattgcaactctgATCCGCCTattttgtccttttttttttcaattttggttcCCCCTGTTTTTAAAACCCCGACTTTGGTCACCTTCTGAGCTTTCTGTTGAAAAAGCGACCAAAATATGGACTAAATttgcataaaaaacaaaatagaggggAGAAAATTGAACATCAAACTTAAAAAGGAGACTAAAATTATGGCTTTTAAAATAGAggtatcaaaatcaagaaaaagacaaaatagagggagtaaagttgcaattaagcctaaattaAGTAACAGTTTGTGAGGTAAAATAGAGAAAACtaggttttaattatttgtataggtATAAACAACGTTCTTAATCTTTAATAATATGTTTACCAAATGAAAGGAGAATTGGAGATAGATTGTATATGATATTAATGAGTGAGTAAGTTATGgattttttgaaaactatttattttttaaataatttgaataactTTTTAACAATTTAAAGTAAATCAGAGTGACTTCCttcttaaataaaaattccaCAACTTTACGTGTGTCgtcataaataattttaaaatttttgggtaaatttgatatattactaatgataaaatttatataatattaaaataataatatgaaattttctggaaattcatttcaatacttgatacaaattaatataaaatccctttttgttctaaattatattgtaatataaaacaaaatcaattatcataatataataatttattttccaaCACAATTAATTCATTAATGGTATAATGGATGACAATTAATACATGGATATTTGATTGATACATATTTGTGAGACTTTGATTCAATGTGTATGATAAATACCCTATTTGTAACCTTatattttctcataataaacattccgaCAACTTGTTGAATTACTCAATTTCATAGTTTGTACAGTTCAAGGGTTTCTCTCTTTTTTAATGGAAGTAAACAAGGTATGTTATTCAATACACCCAACAAACTTCAATCATAATATATTGGTTAATATTTCGTAAgagtaaaattatttttttttgcgaTAAATCCCTTgagacataaaatatattttaataaaacatttttctcttctatcaaattatatgatatattaatttttcttcatATATTATGCAACTGAAGTACTAATTTTATGATTCACTTTCTTTGTTGAAATATTATATGTGTTACATCATGAGTTAACttatatgtatttttaattgGTAATATAAGGAATCTGCTTCGAATATCGGTGAAATCTTGTAAAATTGGTGCAAGAAATACGGCAAAACATACTCTTCAGAGGATGAAAAGAAGTACAGGTTCAAATTGTTTGCGGATTGTTATTCCAAGATGACTGAACACAATAAAATGAAAAAGTATAGTCACACGGCTGGCCTCAATCAGTTTTCTGATCTCACTTGGGAAGAAACAAAATCATATTATCCCGGCACCAGTGTTACTCTTACGGATGAAATGCTAGCCACTTTGAATGAATATGAGAAGAATCGCAACTAATCTCGTCAAATATCAATGTAGTTAAACTTTCTATCTACTAATGATATGAAATTGTTATGTTTACTCTCTTAACATTGTTTAATACTTTTCTTCCTATATAaaggttaaattttaattttattgtaattaataaaggtagataattttatatacatattcatcaaaagtaattatttaatttagaattCATGAAAGAGTAATTTTGGGTTTCTAGATATTTGTAGTCTATAAAGAAGTTTTGAATGAGAAAGGATTTGGGTTTCTCTATAATCAGTGGGGAATACATTTATGTTTTTAGTGtccttttgaaatatttgattgatcatattgaagtattttgttttaaataaaaaaacaaaattattatttttgatttaactcaacgattggatttttataaaaattttaaacttttgtAGTTAAAGTTATTATATTAGTCGTCTAGTATGTGTCCCCATATTTCACATAGATTTGGaattaaattacttttttttaataactattcCCAAATTTATGTGTATATTCTAAATATTgtctcaaattttacaaattttaggGTCAAAATTGACTTCATAACTACATATTAAATATGCTGATCATTATCCTAAATTTCTAGATTCCAACTTTAAATTTGTCAAAGAAATTCCAATAAAGATTCGGAGGGACCCTAATTTGGTCCAGTCGAACATCACATATATGGTTTTAACTTTTGAGAGAATAAATAgggaaattttgatattattttaatttttaagattTGTAGATATTTTAATTTAGAACTTATATTTAAAGCGATTCTtttaaagaaaaggaaatatcttaaataaaattttcaaagatATTTTATTAATCTGAAAAAACAACTTAATTCATGATTCCTATATCCTTAATGAAATGGGCTAAAATACTTTGCGGGCTTCACAAAAAGAttagttttaattcatttttcccaattttgtagagtattttttaaaaaattatgtacGGATGATTTCAAAATACTTTTTATGAAATAACTTAAATAAGATTTTAAGAGGCAAAATAAGTAAaatttgattttgttaaattttttaaaaatcagaGATAACTTTTTGGAATTTTATATTTCAAGGGATTCCATTTTGTTTGTATTTGTGAAATAGCTAAAATAAGATTTTGAAAGCCAAAATAAGAAAGGTTTTggttttgattgaattttgaagatatggaggaattctaaataatattttttaaaataaattaaaggcttaattgcaactctgATCCGCCTATTTTGtccttttttttcaattttggttcCCCCTGTTTTTAAAACCCCGACTTTGGTCACCTTCTGAGCTTTCTGTTGAAAAAGCGACCAAAATATGGACTAAATttgcataaaaaacaaaatagaggggAGAAAATTGAACATCAAACTTAAAAAGGAGACTAAAATTATGGCTTTTAAAATAGAggtatcaaaatcaagaaaaagacaaaatagagggagtaaagttgcaattaagcctaaattaAGTAACAGTTTGTGAGGTAAAATAGAGAAAACtaggttttaattatttgtataggtATAAACAACGTTCTTAATCTTTAATAATATGTTTACCAAATGAAAGGAGAATTGGAGATAGATTGTATATGATATTAATGAGTGAGTAAGTTATGgattttttgaaaactatttattttttaaataatttgaataactTTTTAACAATTTAAAGTAAATCAGAGTGACTTCCttcttaaataaaaattccaCAACTTTACGTGTGTCgtcataaataattttaaaatttttgggtaaatttgatatattactaatgataaaatttatataatattaaaataataatatgaaattttctggaaattcatttcaatacttgatacaaattaatataaaatccctttttgttctaaattatattgtaatataaaacaaaatcaattatcataatataataatttattttccaaCACAATTAATTCATTAATGGTATAATGGATGACAATTAATACATGGATATTTGATTGATACATATTTGTGAGACTTTGATTCAATGTGTATGATAAATACCCTATTTGTAACCTTatattttctcataataaacattccgaCAACTTGTTGAATTACTCAATTTCATAGTTTGTACAGTTCAAGGGTTTCTCTCTTTTTTAATGGAAGTAAACAAGGTATGTTATTCAATACACCCAACAAACTTCAATCATAATATATTGGTTAATATTTCGTAAgagtaaaattttttttttttgcgataAATCCCTTgagacataaaatatattttaataaaacatttttctcttctatcaaattatataatatattaatttttcttcatATATTATGCAACTGAAGTACTAATTTTGTGATTCACTTTCTTTGTTGAAATATTATATGTGTTACATCATGAGTTAACttatatgtatttttaattgGTAATATAAGGAATCTGCTTCGAATATCGGTGAAATCTTGTAAAATTCGTGCAAGAAATACGGAAAAACATACTCTTCAGAGGATGAAAAGAAGTACAGGTTCAAATTGTTTGCGGATTGTTATTCCAAGATGACTGAAcacaataaaatgaaaaattatagTCACACGGCTGGCCTCAATCAGTTTTCTGATCTCACTTGGGAAGAAACAAAATCATATTATCCCGGCACCAGTGTTACTCTTACGGATGAAATGCTAGCCACTTTGAATGAATATGAGAAGAATCGCAACTAATCTCGTCAAATATCAATGTAGTTAAACTTTCTATCTACTAATGATATGAAATTGTTATGTTTACTCTCTTAACATTGTTTAATACTTTTCTTCCTATATAaaggttaaattttaattttattgtaattaataaaggtagataattttatatacatattcatcaaaagtaattatttaatttagaattCATGAAAGAGTAATTTTGGGTTTCTAGATATTTGTAGTCTATAAAGAAGTTTTGAATGAGAAAGGATTTGGGTTTCTCTATAATTAGTGGGGAATACATTTATGTTTTTAGTGtccttttgaaatatttgattgatcatattgaagtattttgttttaaataaaaaaacaaaattattatttttgatttaactcaacgattggatttttataaaaattttaaacttttgtAGTTAAAGTTATTATATTAGTCGTCTAGTATGTGTCCCAATATTTCACATAGATTTGGaattaaattacttttttttaataactattcCAAAATTTATGTGTATATTCTAAATATTGTCTCAAATTTTAGGGTCAAAATTGACTTCATAACTACATATTAAATAAGCTGATCATTATCCTAAATTTCTAGATTCCAACTTTAAATTTGTCAAAGAAATTCCAATAAAGATTCGGAGGGACCCTAATTTGGTCCAGTCGAACATCACATATATGGTTTTAACTTTTGAGAgaattgatcggtcaccatttctaatAAGTTTTCGCTCCTTTTTCCGACAAGAATTCATGGTTTTGGTAACACTAAGTGGCATTTGCATGTGTTTTAAAGTAAGTTTTCGTATTTTCAATTGTGTGACATTATGCGTATGAATGCTTTATGAGTGTTACAAAAAGTGTCTTTTTATGCGCCGGTTGGTAGTATTGTTTGCCAGGTTGATGCATGGGAAAAATAGGAACTTATGGCACGCACGAGTGGATGAAAATAAGCCGGAAAAGCTGAGTTCAgaggccaacacgggcacccgtgtggagcaacacggcccgtgttgaaatgtggctggaaatgcaaTTTTGGACACAAGTCAGAGGatctacacgggcacccgtgttcgcagacacggcccgtgtggaaaagtGCCTGGAAGTGTGTCTTTTGTGCCAAGGAACAAACGATCAACACGGACGCCTGTGTGCAGCAACACAGCCCGTGTTGATGAGCGTGTGCTGAGTATTTGTTTCTATGTTTCCTCACTCAAaggggatcattaagggtatttttggtatttgatttcaacctgaatggaagagagaatataaaaacaactttagggcaagagagaagACACTTTTGGAGATCATAAGATAGAATTGCAGAGAAGAAAAGAGGACTTGAACGAGGTTTTGGAAGACAAAGAGATTCAACgatggacaccattgaagatccgagTTCTCCCAATTATTtgaaatgtctaaacttttccacttgtgtttcttgaatattatgagaggctaaaccccccaatgctagggggtgtccctgatttgatctGTAACaactctggatttggtatttTGTTAATCAAATGTTCGTATTATTCAATTCGATTGTATAATGAttataatgctttctttatcTGATCAATAAGGATTGTTAtgtggttaacaatttgtaggactacgattgttaaggtttatatacaattgaaccttagaattatcacctaggactagggatacacAAGGTTATTTAGAAATTCTTGATAAATCAACGATTTGGTTTTCTCCTCTTTCCCTAAGGACTTAGGTTATAGAAttgtaaaccaaaaggttttcactaaggacttaggaaaacatccttaagaataaataattgaattctATAAACTTATTAAAAAGATCTTCATCCAGAGGAGTTATAGATTAAATCACACACCTTACCTTAGCATTATTTTCATATTATCAAAAGctcaactttaatttcagcttatttagtATTTTAATCTATTTTGTTGGTCATATAAAACAATACCcttatgctcttttgtttaattgacttcgtATAATATCTTGTATtgcctacgcaatcctcgtgatcgatacttggggtaacacccattataactacaccggtgaaaatagtacacttgctattttaccgatcaagtttttggcaccgttgccggggattgccaaaatataagtcatTATTTAGTCAATTagaattttattgctctgcaattaaaattatttttttttgaaatttatattttgtttgtttttattttttactcccaactaatcattgtctaatcttgtatgcgaggtaaggcctcagctgaacttctttttgacgcagaaccagaaagattattgcgagcacgacttcgagaagttaagcggaaaagactggcTTCAAAAGAAGAATCACCTGTAGTTTCAGAATCGGAAGACAAAGAAATACTATCTATTCCATCCGAACAGTCAGAATccgagcctgaaactatggcagctgatccaccccCTCCAGAGAGACTTTGGGGGGATTATGGAACGGCgaatgcaccgcttggaagaatgaccatagtgaatcaaccggttaacgtggcacacttccaactacaaCCCTCCACTATCCGCCAGTTAGAAAGCAAGCCCTTTGCTGggagaatcaatgaagatgcgaaaaagcatctacagagattcctgaccacaacaacatcattgaagatagaaggccactccgaagaagcaaagagacttgtgatgttccctatcactttatccgaagatgcggcaaagtggttttactcacttccagctggaagtatcTGATAAGTGCTTGATTCATGCTATAATGACTTATTATAACATAGCACTTATCTTGCTTATTTGACCTATTTCTCACATAAAAACCCCCAATTATTGAATAAACTATTATTGTGCAAGATTACTTGGCTTGGTTTGTTTTTATGCAGGATTTGGCCTTAAAGCAAAAACCAGAAAACagagcattcgctgcagcgaactatatttcgctgtagcgaactccagGCACTCAAAGGCAAAAGTCCAGAAAATAAGgtattcgctgcagcgaaaggtagcgaatggtagcgaaggcccgattcgatgcagcgaaccatatttcgctgtagcgaatgaagTCAGAATCAAACTTCCCAATTTCGCTAGCAGCAAGCAGTAGCGAggtacattcgctgcagcgaaccatatttcgctgtagcgaactttggcggtttctagaagatttgaatttcttaaagctgaagaaaacaTTCGCTGCAGTGAAATATCCTTCGTGTAGCGAACTCTGGAGGTCAGAACAAAGACTTAACAATGAAGcaaggcattcgctgcagcgaacttctgTCCGCGTAGCGAACTCAGGCGGCCAGAACAGCTATAAAAGGAGCAGAAAATCAGTTCAGGAAGGGATTCACTTTTATTTTGCAATACCTTTGTAATAGtaacagaaaaagaggtttttAGGGAGAGGGAGCTGGATATACATCGTGAGTCGGGAAATCGTCATTGATGTCGTTCCAACTCAATTCTTCCATTGTTCATCAAGCTACCATGAGTAGGtaaatccctctcttgttgggattggtcgtagttcaccgaaacagtatgtattttctttgatcatggcattatatataatttatgtttgaatcattatcATTGTTATCTTCGCGTTACCGTTTATTTCTTGGATTaaattgatattgacaaatacaATTCTAATCTTGATCCAAGATAACATCAATTAAAAtctaaatgctagacatagatttaggtttaatattcactttAAGTACTGAATCTTAATGCTACCGTATCgtttaataggctgagaaatcgtcgattaagctataaggtagaaatctcaacaaacGTTTAGACATGACCTTTGTTGTGAGAAATACGTGATGATAATGAAACAAGCATAGATTGTGTATAACTGATCCAAGATTGGCATATTGAATCGGTGGATGAAAATCAATTCCTAACAAGTCTATTCCTCTGAACTTATCTTTCGTTATTTACGCACTTTTACTTTCAGTAACTTTAAACCAAACAAACTTGAAACTTTATGCTTAGAACTATAAAAATTGTTGAACGGTTTTGATATcgctccaatccctgtggatacgataatacaaaatacttacatttgacttgtactttctacaacatcaaattggcgccattgccggggattggcgtttaagATATTAAAACATCGCAATCGTTTCTATACTTTTAAGTTTTGTGAGTTTgtctatatattttatatatttttctatttttcgcAACGTTTGCTCAAGTGTTTGGATAGGTGAAAGAAATTTTGTTTATGCTCCGAGGAAAAAGTTCGAAGgagcaacttctttttgatcccgagatcgaaagaacAATCCGAACGAACAGGAAGCAAACGAAGAAACAAAAAtccaaacagaaaagaaaaggaGCATCTACATCTACTtcctcatcaaattcatcaaaagaaacaatggctgAAGTTGTTAATGGTCCTTGTGAAAGTGGCCCAAGGTGGTTCGCCCATCTCACCAACAATCCAGCCGCAAGACGAGTTGAGATGAAAACACGACTGCTGCAAATTATTTATGCTAatccttttgcaggtttggatcaTGAAGATCCCTACACTCACCTCACCCGATTCTACGAAATAGCTGGTACATTAGGTGCACCAGAAGCTGAAGAGGAAGCCGTTTTCATGAGATTATTCCCGCACTCTTTGATCggcaaagcaaaggattggtacctcGATCAATCAACGGAAACCATGACCAATTGGAATGTGTTAGAGAGAAACTTCCTTAGCAGATTCTTTTCTCACAACCAATTCATGGACGCAAAGACAGCTATTGCCACATTCACCCAATTTTTAAATGAAACTTTGTGTGAAGCCTGGGAACGCTATAAATCCATGCTACGGAAGTGTCCAAACCACGATTTCGATGACATGTCACAAATCCACATTTTCCGTCATGGATTATTACCTCAACCAAAGCTTTTACTTGACACAACAACTGGAGGTTCCTTGATAGCAAAAAGTGCAGCAGAAGCAATTTcaatcattgataggatggctctCAAAGATCACCAAGTTCAACACAATCGAGGTACCGTCCAAAAGAAGCCTGGAGTTTTGGAATTGGGTACAAATGATGCAATCCAAGCACAAAACAAACTGCTCACTCAAACCGTAGAGGAATTGACAAAACAGCTGTCCAAGCTTCCTCAACAACTCAAAGATGTGCACGGTTCGTCAAACGCATCACAACAAGTAGCTTTTTGTGAACTTTGTACGGGTGATCATCCAACTGGTTTCTGTCCCCCGATCAACGAAGAGGTAAAATATATGGGAAATCAACAACAAAGGCAAGTTCTGTACAATCAAGGTTATCCACACAACAACAACGCAAGCTATGGCAAAAACCGACCGAATCAATACCAAAGCTACACGCAGCCAGACAAGCTTTCAAAGATAGAAGATACCTTGAATCAATTTATGCAACTGTCCATGGCAAACCAGAAAAACACCGATGCGTCGATTAGAAATCTTGAAACGCAAGTTGGGCAAATTGCGAAGCAACTAAGTGAGCAACAAAGAGGTACATTTTTTGCCACCACTCAAGTTAATCCCAAGGAAGCTTGTAATGCAATCACGACGAAAGATGTTGAAATTGTTCAAGACAAAGTTGGGGAGAATTGAAAAGGTATCGTGGTAGATAAAAATCATGAAAAAAGAAAACGTAAGGAGGAGGAAGAAAACAATGCGGATCCTGGAAAAGTTACCTTACCGGTTACCATTGGAAATATC from Vicia villosa cultivar HV-30 ecotype Madison, WI linkage group LG4, Vvil1.0, whole genome shotgun sequence encodes the following:
- the LOC131596894 gene encoding uncharacterized protein LOC131596894, which produces MAEVVNGPCESGPRWFAHLTNNPAARRVEMKTRLLQIIYANPFAGLDHEDPYTHLTRFYEIAGTLGAPEAEEEAVFMRLFPHSLIGKAKDWYLDQSTETMTNWNVLERNFLSRFFSHNQFMDAKTAIATFTQFLNETLCEAWERYKSMLRKCPNHDFDDMSQIHIFRHGLLPQPKLLLDTTTGGSLIAKSAAEAISIIDRMALKDHQVQHNRGTVQKKPGVLELGTNDAIQAQNKLLTQTVEELTKQLSKLPQQLKDVHGSSNASQQVAFCELCTGDHPTGFCPPINEEVKYMGNQQQRQVLYNQGYPHNNNASYGKNRPNQYQSYTQPDKLSKIEDTLNQFMQLSMANQKNTDASIRNLETQVGQIAKQLSEQQRGTFFATTQVNPKEACNAITTKDVEIVQDKVGEN